A stretch of Brachyhypopomus gauderio isolate BG-103 chromosome 3, BGAUD_0.2, whole genome shotgun sequence DNA encodes these proteins:
- the synpo2lb gene encoding synaptopodin 2-like protein isoform X2 gives MVTEEVVVTLSGGAPWGFRLQGGVEQQRPLQVAKVRKRSKACRAGLREEDELVSVNDFSCIGLSHAEAMNLIDSGRGSLQLRIKRPGASCVLRGGIMSPGSGPELLRSPPDSEAYYGETDSDADVAAQERQRRQKRRSPSGSPAKGPGHGSPRHEDNSEMSGYESAPDAYVYAQSQSWAVPNGMPEGVGPQKQGLPGVARREVVYQPSQEKWSPQAENSSENSDQSPTGAAEVDSGFQEPPTVPPPLVSPERAKEALMIASHRQLVPMVGPVDNPVDEELTVTYMDKAKQAKLHRGDSVQEKQVKEARTKCRTIASLLTDAPNPHSKGVLMFKKRRQRAKKYTLTCFGSVDGESCSNTEGETETEDESLFAGSESEPDDNLWAAPDPTWDSGYLDVLERRTSACVVSDRDAEGSPGLDATSGKGAQLFEQQRKKAEKHTSTPVTPVTPVTPTPMSQQHHLDNMMMYTSATPAASFSSYGGATVNGEPVAVSRTSVVLAPPGQAPGPSVAEALPEQSDPSGSSIHNRTAKPFAPGCISHRAATAPVVFRPSVTKKAPLQTQAVSVATVPASLSAPASDGKRAISTASLYIPPRPATFSGHTSVFSPTSSVASAPFSPSFFPQSSGTSGPLSPPSAPSFNPALAMSAQPLSSPPVQTMPFCTPPIMASSPYQPPLPTPVSPQSYISPYGPSYAPPPVPPPVPPPVPPPVPASVPPHVPSLVLTPDQVPAQVPQSPNAQPSAAHKVSFYPYISVATTTPGTAVTPIAQQYPLSNSNAGISSREQRISVPASRTGILQDARRRGTKKPMFSKPEEKKPASYNPELLSLVQNQDERSRSGLELGCESGPEEDLLNLGAEACNFMQGQRSRMPPAVAPKPAPPTPEIPQMGGKGAELFARRQSRMDRYVVDKHPRSPAQPREPSPTPSLPSHWKYSPNVRAPPPINYNPLLSPSCPPVAQRGSKANEAARSGTKAGRPKQGNKAPDFMGRQPYQLNSSLFSYGGGVPQAVPAYQQQQHRLGQQLNGMDGGTLNPPKQINVKSPRVYEIKRFSTPTPMSAPTALRPTVIAPRSATTLAEPLWRSDLHSPPPASTRPAAPFSPPPPAPSAALPALPKLSTAPVTVTGTVPPSGPGHAYAPFQAAKQFKSAPELSPLSPTGVRSTMAGSSQNLRVPRPRFSASSVGLQPNVWRPGAMLY, from the exons ATGGTGACAGAAGAGGTGGTCGTCACCCTATCGGGTGGAGCGCCGTGGGGTTTCAGGCTGCAGGGTGGTGTCGAGCAACAGAGACCCCTTCAAGTGGCCAAG gtgaggaagaggagtaagGCGTGTCGGGCAGGTCTTCGGGAGGAAGATGAACTGGTGTCAGTCAATGACTTTTCCTGTATAGGACTGTCTCACGCTGAGGCGATGAACCTCATTGACAGCGGTCGGGGGAGCCTTCAGCTGCGGATTAAAAGACCAGG AGCTTCCTGCGTCCTCAGAGGTGGGATAATGTCTCCTGGCAGTGGCCCTGAGCTCCTGAGGTCACCTCCGGACAGTGAGGCGTACTACGGCGAGACAGACAGTGACGCGGACGTGGCGGCCCAGGAGAGACAGCGCAGACAGAAGCGGAGAAGCCCCAGCGGCTCACCCGCCAAGGGCCCCGGCCACGGCTCGCCCCGCCACGAGGACAACTCCGAGATGAGCGGCTACGAGAGCGCACCTGACGCTTATGTGTACGCCCAGAGCCAGAGCTGGGCCGTTCCTAACGGCATGCCGGAGGGGGTGGGGCCGCAGAAACAGGGCTTGCCTGGAGTGGCCCGCAGAGAGGTGGTGTACCAGCCCAGCCAGGAGAAGTGGTCCCCTCAGGCTGAGAACTCCTCTGAGAACTCGGACCAAAGCCCCACAGGAGCTGCAGAGGTGGACAGCGGTTTCCAAGAGCCTCCCACTGTGCCTCCGCCACTGGTGTCCCCAGAGCGGGCTAAAGAGGCCCTCATGATAGCCTCTCACAGACAGCTGGTGCCCATGGTGGGACCTGTGGATAACCCTGTGGATGAAGAGCTCACTGTTACGTACATGGATAAGGCCAAGCAAGCTA AGCTGCACCGAGGCGACagtgtgcaggagaagcagGTGAAGGAGGCTCGCACCAAGTGCCGCACCATCGCCTCCCTCCTCACCGATGCGCCCAACCCCCACTCCAAAGGCGTGCTTATGTTCAAGAAGCGTCGCCAGCGTGCCAAGAAGTACACCCTCACCTGCTTCGGCAGCGTGGACGGCGAGAGCTGCAGTAACACCGAAGGGGAGACCGAGACGGAGGACGAGAGCCTCTTCGCTGGCAGCGAATCGGAGCCGGACGACAACCTCTGGGCCGCGCCTGACCCCACCTGGGACAGCGGCTACCTGGACGTCCTGGAGAGGCGGACGTCGGCCTGCGTGGTGTCAGACAGGGACGCGGAGGGCAGCCCGGGCCTGGACGCCACCTCTGGGAAAGGTGCGCAGCTCTTTGAGCAGCAGAGAAAGAAAGCCGAGAAGCATACGTCGACCCCTGTGACACCCGTGACCCCAGTGACCCCAACTCCTATGTCCCAGCAGCATCATCTTGACAACATGATGATGTACACATCCGCCACCCCGGCCGCCTCGTTCTCTTCTTACGGTGGGGCCACAGTGAACGGTGAACCTGTGGCGGTGAGCCGCACCAGCGTGGTGCTGGCCCCTCCTGGCCAGGCCCCTGGGCCGTCTGTGGCGGAGGCCCTGCCCGAGCAATCGGACCCTTCTGGCAGCTCCATCCACAACAGAACTGCCAAGCCTTTTGCCCCAGGCTGCATCAGCCACAGGGCCGCAACGGCGCCGGTCGTTTTCAGGCCCAGTGTGACCAAGAAGGCCCCACTGCAGACCCAGGCAGTGTCTGTGGCGACAGTGCCAGCTTCTTTATCTGCCCCTGCCTCAGACGGGAAGAGGGCAATCTCCACTGCTTCCCTGTACATCCCCCCAAGACCTGCGACCTTCAGTGGCCATACCTCTGTCTTCTCCCCAACCTCCTCAGTGGCCTCTGCTCCATTTTCTCCAAGTTTCTTCCCACAGAGCTCAGGAACATCTGGGCCTCTGTCTCCTCCGTCTGCTCCATCTTTTAACCCCGCCCTAGCCATGTCTGCTCAGCCTCTGTCCTCCCCACCAGTGCAGACGATGCCCTTCTGCACTCCACCCATCATGGCCAGCAGCCCATATCAGCCTCCACTACCAACTCCTGTGTCACCCCAGTCCTATATATCCCCTTATGGTCCTTCatatgcccctccccctgtccCTCCCCCTGTCCCTCCCCCTGTCCctccccctgtccctgcctcTGTCCCTCCCCATGTCCCTTCCCTTGTCCTTACTCCTGATCAAGTTCCTGCACAGGTCCCTCAGAGCCCAAATGCGCAGCCATCGGCAGCTCACAAAGTTTCCTTTTATCCATACATCTCTGTGGCGACCACTACGCCGGGGACGGCGGTGACCCCCATAGCCCAGCAATATCCGCTCTCCAATTCAAACGCAGGAATCTCTTCCCGGGAGCAGCGGATCTCCGTGCCGGCCTCCCGCACGGGCATTCTGCAGGACGCCCGGCGCCGCGGGACTAAAAAGCCCATGTTCAGTAAGCCTGAAGAAAAGAAGCCTGCATCCTACAACCCCGAGCTCCTGTCTCTGGTGCAGAACCAAGATGAGAGGTCCCGCTCTGGGTTAGAACTGGGCTGCGAATCGGGTCCAGAAGAGGATTTGCTCAACCTGGGTGCTGAGGCTTGCAACTTCATGCAAGGTCAGAGGAGCAGAATGCCTCCGGCAGTGGCTCCAAAACCGGCTCCGCCCACTCCCGAGATCCCCCAAATGGGAGGGAAGGGAGCAGAACTGTTCGCTCGCCGACAGAGTCGCATGGATCGCTACGTGGTGGACAAGCATCCCAGATCTCCCGCGCAGCCCCGCGAGCCCTCGCCAACGCCCTCCCTCCCGTCCCACTGGAAGTACTCCCCCAATGTACGTGCCCCTCCCCCCATCAACTACAACCCACTACTCTCCCCCTCCTGCCCTCCAGTTGCCCAGCGGGGCAGTAAAGCGAACGAGGCCGCAAGGAGTGGAACCAAGGCTGGCCGACCTAAGCAAGGCAATAAAGCGCCGGACTTCATGGGCAGACAGCCTTACCAGCTCAACTCCTCTCTGTTCAGTTATGGGGGTGGAGTCCCACAGGCTGTTCCCGCCTACCAGCAGCAACAACACCGGCTTGGACAGCAGCTGAACGGCATGGACGGTGGCACCCTGAACCCACCGAAACAGATCAATGTCAAATCCCCCCGCGTATACGAGATCAAACGTTTCTCCACCCCCACGCCGATGTCCGCCCCCACGGCCCTGCGCCCCACGGTGATCGCACCGCGCTCAGCCACCACGCTCGCCGAGCCTCTGTGGCGTTCggacctccactcccctcctcctgcGTCCACACGGCCCGCCGCCCccttctcacctccacctcctgctccgTCTGCAGCGCTGCCTGCGCTGCCCAAGCTCTCCACCGCACCCGTGACCGTCACCGGCACCGTCCCGCCATCCGGCCCTGGGCACGCCTATGCACCATTCCAGGCAGCCAAGCAGTTTAAGAGTGCCCCAGAGCTGAGCCCCCTATCCCCCACAGGCGTGCGCTCGACTATGGCCGGAAGCAGCCAGAACCTGCGGGTGCCCAGACCACGCTTCAGCGCCTCCAGTGTGGGATTGCAGCCCAATGTGTGGAGGCCTGGAGCCATGCTATACTAA
- the synpo2lb gene encoding synaptopodin 2-like protein isoform X1: MVTEEVVVTLSGGAPWGFRLQGGVEQQRPLQVAKVRKRSKACRAGLREEDELVSVNDFSCIGLSHAEAMNLIDSGRGSLQLRIKRPGVVVGFQSVVLPDRAPSPRIDKEYRAALRALSPPSLSRASCVLRGGIMSPGSGPELLRSPPDSEAYYGETDSDADVAAQERQRRQKRRSPSGSPAKGPGHGSPRHEDNSEMSGYESAPDAYVYAQSQSWAVPNGMPEGVGPQKQGLPGVARREVVYQPSQEKWSPQAENSSENSDQSPTGAAEVDSGFQEPPTVPPPLVSPERAKEALMIASHRQLVPMVGPVDNPVDEELTVTYMDKAKQAKLHRGDSVQEKQVKEARTKCRTIASLLTDAPNPHSKGVLMFKKRRQRAKKYTLTCFGSVDGESCSNTEGETETEDESLFAGSESEPDDNLWAAPDPTWDSGYLDVLERRTSACVVSDRDAEGSPGLDATSGKGAQLFEQQRKKAEKHTSTPVTPVTPVTPTPMSQQHHLDNMMMYTSATPAASFSSYGGATVNGEPVAVSRTSVVLAPPGQAPGPSVAEALPEQSDPSGSSIHNRTAKPFAPGCISHRAATAPVVFRPSVTKKAPLQTQAVSVATVPASLSAPASDGKRAISTASLYIPPRPATFSGHTSVFSPTSSVASAPFSPSFFPQSSGTSGPLSPPSAPSFNPALAMSAQPLSSPPVQTMPFCTPPIMASSPYQPPLPTPVSPQSYISPYGPSYAPPPVPPPVPPPVPPPVPASVPPHVPSLVLTPDQVPAQVPQSPNAQPSAAHKVSFYPYISVATTTPGTAVTPIAQQYPLSNSNAGISSREQRISVPASRTGILQDARRRGTKKPMFSKPEEKKPASYNPELLSLVQNQDERSRSGLELGCESGPEEDLLNLGAEACNFMQGQRSRMPPAVAPKPAPPTPEIPQMGGKGAELFARRQSRMDRYVVDKHPRSPAQPREPSPTPSLPSHWKYSPNVRAPPPINYNPLLSPSCPPVAQRGSKANEAARSGTKAGRPKQGNKAPDFMGRQPYQLNSSLFSYGGGVPQAVPAYQQQQHRLGQQLNGMDGGTLNPPKQINVKSPRVYEIKRFSTPTPMSAPTALRPTVIAPRSATTLAEPLWRSDLHSPPPASTRPAAPFSPPPPAPSAALPALPKLSTAPVTVTGTVPPSGPGHAYAPFQAAKQFKSAPELSPLSPTGVRSTMAGSSQNLRVPRPRFSASSVGLQPNVWRPGAMLY, translated from the exons ATGGTGACAGAAGAGGTGGTCGTCACCCTATCGGGTGGAGCGCCGTGGGGTTTCAGGCTGCAGGGTGGTGTCGAGCAACAGAGACCCCTTCAAGTGGCCAAG gtgaggaagaggagtaagGCGTGTCGGGCAGGTCTTCGGGAGGAAGATGAACTGGTGTCAGTCAATGACTTTTCCTGTATAGGACTGTCTCACGCTGAGGCGATGAACCTCATTGACAGCGGTCGGGGGAGCCTTCAGCTGCGGATTAAAAGACCAGG GGTCGTGGTAGGGTTTCAGTCGGTGGTGCTACCCGATCGTGCCCCGTCCCCTCGCATTGATAAAGAGTACAGGGCAGCACTCAGAGCCCTgtcccctccatccctctccagAGCTTCCTGCGTCCTCAGAGGTGGGATAATGTCTCCTGGCAGTGGCCCTGAGCTCCTGAGGTCACCTCCGGACAGTGAGGCGTACTACGGCGAGACAGACAGTGACGCGGACGTGGCGGCCCAGGAGAGACAGCGCAGACAGAAGCGGAGAAGCCCCAGCGGCTCACCCGCCAAGGGCCCCGGCCACGGCTCGCCCCGCCACGAGGACAACTCCGAGATGAGCGGCTACGAGAGCGCACCTGACGCTTATGTGTACGCCCAGAGCCAGAGCTGGGCCGTTCCTAACGGCATGCCGGAGGGGGTGGGGCCGCAGAAACAGGGCTTGCCTGGAGTGGCCCGCAGAGAGGTGGTGTACCAGCCCAGCCAGGAGAAGTGGTCCCCTCAGGCTGAGAACTCCTCTGAGAACTCGGACCAAAGCCCCACAGGAGCTGCAGAGGTGGACAGCGGTTTCCAAGAGCCTCCCACTGTGCCTCCGCCACTGGTGTCCCCAGAGCGGGCTAAAGAGGCCCTCATGATAGCCTCTCACAGACAGCTGGTGCCCATGGTGGGACCTGTGGATAACCCTGTGGATGAAGAGCTCACTGTTACGTACATGGATAAGGCCAAGCAAGCTA AGCTGCACCGAGGCGACagtgtgcaggagaagcagGTGAAGGAGGCTCGCACCAAGTGCCGCACCATCGCCTCCCTCCTCACCGATGCGCCCAACCCCCACTCCAAAGGCGTGCTTATGTTCAAGAAGCGTCGCCAGCGTGCCAAGAAGTACACCCTCACCTGCTTCGGCAGCGTGGACGGCGAGAGCTGCAGTAACACCGAAGGGGAGACCGAGACGGAGGACGAGAGCCTCTTCGCTGGCAGCGAATCGGAGCCGGACGACAACCTCTGGGCCGCGCCTGACCCCACCTGGGACAGCGGCTACCTGGACGTCCTGGAGAGGCGGACGTCGGCCTGCGTGGTGTCAGACAGGGACGCGGAGGGCAGCCCGGGCCTGGACGCCACCTCTGGGAAAGGTGCGCAGCTCTTTGAGCAGCAGAGAAAGAAAGCCGAGAAGCATACGTCGACCCCTGTGACACCCGTGACCCCAGTGACCCCAACTCCTATGTCCCAGCAGCATCATCTTGACAACATGATGATGTACACATCCGCCACCCCGGCCGCCTCGTTCTCTTCTTACGGTGGGGCCACAGTGAACGGTGAACCTGTGGCGGTGAGCCGCACCAGCGTGGTGCTGGCCCCTCCTGGCCAGGCCCCTGGGCCGTCTGTGGCGGAGGCCCTGCCCGAGCAATCGGACCCTTCTGGCAGCTCCATCCACAACAGAACTGCCAAGCCTTTTGCCCCAGGCTGCATCAGCCACAGGGCCGCAACGGCGCCGGTCGTTTTCAGGCCCAGTGTGACCAAGAAGGCCCCACTGCAGACCCAGGCAGTGTCTGTGGCGACAGTGCCAGCTTCTTTATCTGCCCCTGCCTCAGACGGGAAGAGGGCAATCTCCACTGCTTCCCTGTACATCCCCCCAAGACCTGCGACCTTCAGTGGCCATACCTCTGTCTTCTCCCCAACCTCCTCAGTGGCCTCTGCTCCATTTTCTCCAAGTTTCTTCCCACAGAGCTCAGGAACATCTGGGCCTCTGTCTCCTCCGTCTGCTCCATCTTTTAACCCCGCCCTAGCCATGTCTGCTCAGCCTCTGTCCTCCCCACCAGTGCAGACGATGCCCTTCTGCACTCCACCCATCATGGCCAGCAGCCCATATCAGCCTCCACTACCAACTCCTGTGTCACCCCAGTCCTATATATCCCCTTATGGTCCTTCatatgcccctccccctgtccCTCCCCCTGTCCCTCCCCCTGTCCctccccctgtccctgcctcTGTCCCTCCCCATGTCCCTTCCCTTGTCCTTACTCCTGATCAAGTTCCTGCACAGGTCCCTCAGAGCCCAAATGCGCAGCCATCGGCAGCTCACAAAGTTTCCTTTTATCCATACATCTCTGTGGCGACCACTACGCCGGGGACGGCGGTGACCCCCATAGCCCAGCAATATCCGCTCTCCAATTCAAACGCAGGAATCTCTTCCCGGGAGCAGCGGATCTCCGTGCCGGCCTCCCGCACGGGCATTCTGCAGGACGCCCGGCGCCGCGGGACTAAAAAGCCCATGTTCAGTAAGCCTGAAGAAAAGAAGCCTGCATCCTACAACCCCGAGCTCCTGTCTCTGGTGCAGAACCAAGATGAGAGGTCCCGCTCTGGGTTAGAACTGGGCTGCGAATCGGGTCCAGAAGAGGATTTGCTCAACCTGGGTGCTGAGGCTTGCAACTTCATGCAAGGTCAGAGGAGCAGAATGCCTCCGGCAGTGGCTCCAAAACCGGCTCCGCCCACTCCCGAGATCCCCCAAATGGGAGGGAAGGGAGCAGAACTGTTCGCTCGCCGACAGAGTCGCATGGATCGCTACGTGGTGGACAAGCATCCCAGATCTCCCGCGCAGCCCCGCGAGCCCTCGCCAACGCCCTCCCTCCCGTCCCACTGGAAGTACTCCCCCAATGTACGTGCCCCTCCCCCCATCAACTACAACCCACTACTCTCCCCCTCCTGCCCTCCAGTTGCCCAGCGGGGCAGTAAAGCGAACGAGGCCGCAAGGAGTGGAACCAAGGCTGGCCGACCTAAGCAAGGCAATAAAGCGCCGGACTTCATGGGCAGACAGCCTTACCAGCTCAACTCCTCTCTGTTCAGTTATGGGGGTGGAGTCCCACAGGCTGTTCCCGCCTACCAGCAGCAACAACACCGGCTTGGACAGCAGCTGAACGGCATGGACGGTGGCACCCTGAACCCACCGAAACAGATCAATGTCAAATCCCCCCGCGTATACGAGATCAAACGTTTCTCCACCCCCACGCCGATGTCCGCCCCCACGGCCCTGCGCCCCACGGTGATCGCACCGCGCTCAGCCACCACGCTCGCCGAGCCTCTGTGGCGTTCggacctccactcccctcctcctgcGTCCACACGGCCCGCCGCCCccttctcacctccacctcctgctccgTCTGCAGCGCTGCCTGCGCTGCCCAAGCTCTCCACCGCACCCGTGACCGTCACCGGCACCGTCCCGCCATCCGGCCCTGGGCACGCCTATGCACCATTCCAGGCAGCCAAGCAGTTTAAGAGTGCCCCAGAGCTGAGCCCCCTATCCCCCACAGGCGTGCGCTCGACTATGGCCGGAAGCAGCCAGAACCTGCGGGTGCCCAGACCACGCTTCAGCGCCTCCAGTGTGGGATTGCAGCCCAATGTGTGGAGGCCTGGAGCCATGCTATACTAA
- the myoz1b gene encoding myozenin-1b, with product MSILGPSASPSGKIKPCKIITDLSHITQDEEEESHVAEFDLGTKMKIPKEVMLEELSLLKGKGSKMFQMRQQRVDKFIISAADLNLQNVVPCKPKTPPATMPKPAPVEVDVDAEAEKQKRRDEYVKTYISPWERAMKDDEELKATMRTQMPGPHVHEDLPKYKSFNRTALPFGGSHRGSCLLTSEVSEVKPGPEMAEPLNMFQYDVSSRPSFNRTPIGWVCIEPSHIHFDLDTIPFDGETDDL from the exons ATGTCCATCCTTGGACCTTCTGCTTCTCCCAGCGGGAAGATAAAGCCCTGTAAAATCATTACGGACCTCTCCCACATCACACAAGATG AGGAAGAGGAATCACACGTGGCGGAATTTGACCTGGGGACCAAGATGAAGATCCCAAAGGAGGTGATGTTGGAGGAGCTGTCGCTACTGAAGGGAAAGGGCTCCAAGATGTTCCAGATGAGACAGCAGAGAGTGGACAAGTTCATCATCAGTGCTGCGGACCTg AATCTCCAGAACGTGGTCCCCTGCAAACCAAAGACTCCACCTGCCACCATGCCCAAACCAGCACCAGTGGAAG TTGATGTAGATGCTGAGGCAGAGAAGCAAAAGAGGAGGGATGAGTATGTTAAAACGTACATATCACCATGGGAACGGGCTATGAAAGATGACGAGGAGCTCAAAGCCACCATGAGGACCCAGATGCCGGGGCCTCATGTGCACGAGGACCTGCCCAAGTACAAGAGCTTCAACAG GACAGCCCTGCCCTTTGGGGGTTCGCACAGGGGCTCGTGCCTCCTGACCTCTGAGGTCAGCGAGGTCAAGCCTGGTCCTGAGATGGCGGAGCCACTGAACATGTTCCAGTATGACGTCAGCTCGCGGCCCTCCTTCAACCGCACACCTATTGGCTGGGTGTGTATTGAACCCAGCCACATTCACTTCGACCTGGACACCATCCCGTTTGATGGAGAGACAGATGACCTTTGA